A stretch of the Mercenaria mercenaria strain notata unplaced genomic scaffold, MADL_Memer_1 contig_1617, whole genome shotgun sequence genome encodes the following:
- the LOC128551743 gene encoding zinc finger protein 626-like, with protein sequence MPNKYMLLVASSLVRSALRVVNPVTVKCDNVGIMARVFGAIFLCWALCSKHDEVRTFVCVECHKAFPTNADLTRHKKREKKIGLKCDICGVTVAGKTDLQEHLDSHSREKNYRCEECGRVYKYRRNLSRHMKSHKKD encoded by the exons ATGCCAAACAAATATATGTTACTAGTAGCTTCATCACTTGTGCGCTCAGCATTGAGAGTGGTCAATCCAGTgacagtaaaatgtgacaatgtgGGTATTATGGCCCGTGTCTTTGGCGCAATATTCTTGTGTTGGGcatt atgTTCAAAACATGATGAAGTACGCACATTTGTTTGTGTGGAGTGCCACAAGGCATTTCCTACAAATGCCGACCTGACACGCCATAAGAAGCGCGAGAAgaaaattggtttgaaatgtgatatttgtggTGTAACAGTTGCCGGAAAAACTGATCTTCAAGAACATTTAGACAGCCATAGCAGGGAGAAGAACTATAGATGTGAGGAATGTGGACGGGTCTACAAATACCGACGGAATCTAAGCCGGCACATGAAATCTCACAAGAAGGATTAG